The Branchiostoma lanceolatum isolate klBraLanc5 chromosome 10, klBraLanc5.hap2, whole genome shotgun sequence genome has a window encoding:
- the LOC136443817 gene encoding uncharacterized protein, with protein sequence MMALRPEEPSTCLAPVVNEMTEAIATLRDGTGDVLAVIDNIDILEAKVHVPYLTYATKSQKLYLGDRLADIGAAQVFTSNIQWLRGMEHGGFSEDVWPYLECLYACCLNYSNLCQKFAEELGKAGIIPVLVKDLDTFKASWATDAKCLKIARLSLGTLHNMSRVPSIRPLFSDANAIGSLIPYLQAHNDRLKTSATLTLAYVINKEENLRIVADTSVVRFIIEVFTMAVDDATKKHLGFRATELAMGVERLAVNDTSHDDNKQKLVAEGVLTPLSKLMTEGEEDEKIHAIKAITQLAFHRDNREKIRPFIPQLKKFKRSGNSDVAKVARGALWQLEEEEERQQKVGKAGTSRTDDNKRVSRVGHVMLSYQWDDQEIVKQIKSTLQINGYKVWMDIDQMGGSTLEAMAGAVENAAVVLICMSRKYKESANCRRECEYAGTRSTDIIPLKMEDKYKPDGWLGITIGASLYFNFDGKDGFEIVMARLIKEIGDRGKEAVTEVDAAASERGPKLHNWTQDDIKTWVQENQLEG encoded by the exons ATGATGGCGTTACGTCCGGAAGAACCGTCAACATGCCTCGCACCTGTCGTGAATGAAATGACCGAGGCCATCGCCACACTTAGGGACGGTACTGGAGACGTGTTAGCTGTGATCGACAATATAGACATTCTGGAGGCCAAAGTCCATGTTCCATATCTTACGTATGCGACGAAATCTCAGAAGCTGTACCTTGGCGACCGTCTGGCCGACATCGGTGCCGCGCAGGTTTTCACCAGTAACATCCAGTGGTTACGAGGGATGGAACATGGCGGGTTCTCGGAAGATGTCTGGCCCTACCTGGAGTGTCTATACGCCTGCTGTCTCAACTACTCAAACCTGTGCCAAAAGTTTGCTGAAGAACTAGGGAAGGCTGGGATCATCCCTGTCCTGGTTAAAGACCTGGACACCTTCAAGGCGTCTTGGGCAACCGACGCT aaatgtttgaaGATTGCCCGCCTTTCCTTGGGTACCTTGCACAACATGTCAAGAGTTCCAAGCATCAGACCGCTCTTCAGCGACGCCAACGCAATAGGGAGTCTGATCCCCTACCTGCAGGCTCACAATGACAGGCTGAAGACGAGTGCTACCTTGACGCTGGCGTATGTAATCA ATAAGGAGGAAAATCTACGTATCGTGGCGGACACATCTGTCGTCAGGTTCATCATTGAGGTGTTCACAATGGCCGTAGATGATGCCACGAAAAAGCACCTGGGATTCAGAGCTACCGAGCTGGCCATGGGAGTTGAGAGGCTGGCTGTGAACGACACTTCTCATGACGACAATAAG caaaaactggTGGCGGAAGGTGTCCTGACGCCCTTGTCCAAACTAATGACTGAGGGAGAAGAAGACGAGAAGATTCACGCCATCAAGGCCATCACACAGCTCGCCTTCCATCGAGACAACAGGGAGAAGATCCGACCATTCATTCCACAGCTGAAGAAGTTCAAGAGAAGTGGGAATTCTGATGTGGCAAAAGTCGCTCGTGGGGCTCTCTGGCAActagaggaggaagaggagcgCCAACAGAAAG TTGGGAAGGCAGGCACCAGTCGTACAGATGACAACAAGAGAGTGAGTCGTGTTGGTCATGTGATGCTTAGTTACCAATGGGATGACCAGGAAATCGTCAAGCAG ATCAAGAGCACTTTGCAGATTAATGGTTACAAGGTCTGGATGGACATTGATCAAATGGGCGGTTCCACTCTTGAAGCCATGGCGGGGGCGGTGGAGAACGCAGCTGTCGTGCTCATCTGTATGTCCCGCAAGTACAAGGAGAGCGCAAACTGTaggagag AGTGTGAATACGCTGGGACCAGGAGCACAGACATCATTCCGCTGAAAATGGAAGACAAGTACAAACCTGACGGCTGGCTGGGGATAACAATAGGAGCCAGTTTGTACTTCAACTTTGACGGCAAGGACGGCTT